Proteins found in one Mycobacterium branderi genomic segment:
- a CDS encoding amidohydrolase family protein has product MSTGTSSVSLYPPEGFGAPKNRRGHADLSSVGLPEGTVVFSADNHISLAEDIFYQRFPSDLKDRAPRIWYEDGAYQIGLQAGQSFLPPDFSAVLMQYDDLPGAKSNNIEARIQELREDGVDKELAFPNAVLALFGFPDHELRELAFRIYNEYIADLQERSAGHFYGVGLINWWDPQGTRRTLAELKSLGLKTFLLPLSPGKDKQDNVIDYSSTAMNAVWDEIEEAGLPVTHHIGETPPKTPCEVNSVVISMMVNVDSFREMFAKYVFGGILDKHPRLRVGWFEGGIAWVPPALQDGEHQMASYRHMLDRPIEHDVRYYWDNHMSASFMVDPLGLQLIDKIGVDKVMWSSDYPHNESTYGYSEKSLAAVVDAVGPEAAARIVSDNITEFLGL; this is encoded by the coding sequence ATGTCCACTGGAACAAGTAGTGTTTCGCTTTATCCACCGGAAGGGTTTGGCGCTCCCAAGAATCGCCGCGGCCATGCGGACCTGAGTAGTGTGGGCTTGCCGGAAGGCACGGTGGTTTTCTCCGCAGATAACCACATTTCGCTGGCGGAAGATATCTTCTACCAACGGTTCCCATCAGATCTCAAGGATAGGGCGCCGAGGATCTGGTACGAAGACGGCGCATATCAAATCGGCCTGCAGGCGGGCCAGTCGTTCCTGCCACCCGATTTCAGCGCAGTGCTGATGCAATACGACGACCTGCCCGGGGCTAAAAGCAACAACATCGAGGCGCGGATCCAGGAATTGCGTGAGGACGGCGTCGACAAGGAACTGGCCTTTCCGAACGCGGTTTTGGCGCTTTTCGGATTCCCGGACCACGAACTGCGCGAACTGGCGTTTCGCATCTACAACGAGTACATCGCCGACCTGCAGGAGCGCTCGGCTGGTCACTTCTATGGTGTTGGGCTCATCAACTGGTGGGATCCGCAAGGGACCCGCCGAACACTTGCGGAGCTAAAGTCGCTGGGGCTCAAGACTTTCCTGCTGCCGTTGAGTCCGGGCAAGGATAAGCAGGACAACGTCATCGATTACTCGAGCACGGCCATGAACGCGGTGTGGGACGAGATCGAGGAGGCCGGTCTGCCGGTGACGCATCATATCGGTGAGACTCCGCCCAAGACTCCCTGCGAGGTCAATAGCGTAGTCATCAGCATGATGGTCAATGTCGACTCATTCCGGGAAATGTTCGCCAAGTACGTCTTTGGTGGCATTCTTGATAAGCATCCGCGGCTGCGGGTCGGCTGGTTCGAGGGCGGAATCGCCTGGGTGCCCCCGGCGTTGCAGGACGGCGAGCACCAGATGGCATCGTATCGGCACATGCTGGATCGACCGATCGAGCACGATGTCCGCTACTACTGGGACAATCACATGAGCGCGTCGTTCATGGTCGACCCACTGGGATTGCAGCTCATCGACAAGATTGGGGTCGACAAGGTCATGTGGTCGAGCGATTATCCGCACAACGAAAGCACCTACGGCTACTCCGAGAAGTCGCTGGCTGCGGTCGTCGATGCGGTCGGGCCCGAGGCGGCCGCGCGAATCGTCAGTGACAACATCACCGAATTCTTAGGTCTCTGA
- a CDS encoding cytochrome P450, translating into MSDSLTDNATKADIPEYPMARAAGCPFAPPPAMLSLAESKPLNRVRIWDGSTPWLITGYAEARALFSDARVSVDDRRPGYPHWNEGFSSTAHQRPRSVFTSDAEEHTRFRRMLSKPFTFKRVEGLRPVIQQITDEHIDAMLTGPKPADIVTALALPVPSLVISRLLGVPYEDAEFFQRHANVGLARYATSEDAVKGTVVLSEYLTKLVETKMANPAEDAVSDLAERVKSGELDVSEAAEQAVALLIAGHETTANMIGLGVLALLQDPQQLAVLRDTDDLGVVANAVEELLRYLSIIHNGQRRIAIEDIEIAGETIRAGEGIIIDQAPANWDTTVFDEPGRLYLHRSGAGQHVAFGYGRHQCVGQQLARAELQIVYHTLLRRIPTLKLAVPIEEIPFKHDSLAYGVYELPVTW; encoded by the coding sequence GTGTCCGACTCCCTGACCGATAACGCGACCAAGGCTGACATACCGGAATATCCGATGGCCAGGGCAGCCGGCTGTCCATTCGCCCCACCGCCGGCCATGCTGTCACTGGCGGAATCAAAGCCGCTTAACAGAGTTCGTATCTGGGACGGCAGCACCCCGTGGCTGATCACCGGCTATGCCGAAGCCCGGGCGCTGTTTTCCGATGCCCGCGTTAGTGTCGACGACCGGCGCCCCGGTTACCCGCATTGGAATGAGGGCTTTTCGTCGACAGCGCACCAACGACCACGCTCAGTCTTCACCTCAGACGCCGAGGAGCACACCCGGTTTCGGCGGATGTTGTCCAAGCCCTTCACCTTCAAACGGGTAGAGGGCCTGCGGCCGGTGATCCAGCAGATCACCGACGAGCACATCGACGCGATGCTGACCGGGCCCAAACCGGCTGACATCGTCACGGCACTGGCGTTGCCCGTGCCGTCGCTGGTTATCAGCCGGTTGCTCGGCGTGCCGTATGAAGACGCCGAATTTTTCCAGCGGCATGCCAACGTCGGGCTGGCCCGATACGCGACCAGCGAGGACGCCGTCAAGGGCACTGTCGTGCTCTCGGAATACCTGACGAAATTGGTCGAAACAAAGATGGCCAATCCGGCCGAGGATGCGGTGTCGGATCTCGCCGAGCGGGTCAAGTCGGGCGAACTCGATGTCAGCGAAGCCGCCGAGCAGGCTGTCGCCCTGCTGATCGCCGGGCACGAGACCACCGCCAACATGATCGGGCTCGGCGTGCTGGCGCTGCTGCAGGACCCGCAGCAACTCGCGGTGCTTCGTGACACCGACGACCTGGGAGTGGTCGCCAACGCCGTCGAGGAACTTTTGCGCTACCTGTCCATCATCCATAACGGCCAGCGCCGGATCGCGATCGAGGACATCGAGATCGCCGGTGAGACCATCCGCGCGGGCGAGGGCATCATCATCGACCAGGCACCGGCGAACTGGGATACCACGGTCTTTGACGAACCCGGCCGGCTGTACCTGCACCGGTCGGGGGCCGGGCAGCATGTTGCCTTCGGCTACGGCCGGCATCAATGTGTGGGCCAGCAGCTTGCCCGCGCAGAGTTGCAGATCGTCTACCACACACTGCTTCGCCGTATCCCGACGCTGAAGCTGGCCGTGCCGATCGAAGAGATCCCGTTCAAACACGACAGCCTCGCCTACGGGGTCTACGAACTGCCGGTGACCTGGTGA
- a CDS encoding ferredoxin: MKVTVEQDKCVSSGNCVMQAPDVFDQREEDGSVVLLNESPPAEHADGARAAAGGCPAQAIHIEE; the protein is encoded by the coding sequence ATGAAAGTGACTGTCGAACAAGATAAATGCGTCTCATCGGGAAATTGCGTGATGCAGGCACCGGACGTCTTCGATCAACGCGAAGAGGACGGCAGCGTCGTACTGCTCAACGAAAGCCCGCCGGCCGAGCACGCCGACGGTGCTCGCGCCGCCGCCGGCGGCTGTCCTGCACAGGCTATTCACATCGAGGAGTGA
- a CDS encoding MarR family winged helix-turn-helix transcriptional regulator, producing the protein MRQAEQRTGGLAEELHRVLSKVLLVFGRRDPVIIAASDLTLSQLSILSALSEAGPMRLNELAAHERVQPPTITVCVRRLEKLGLVTRLSDPEDQRVVLVERTPRGDAVRREALAARCAALAAMLTALNREDRETLCRALPALERLAEQGHT; encoded by the coding sequence ATGAGGCAGGCCGAGCAGCGAACCGGTGGGCTCGCCGAAGAGTTGCACCGGGTCTTGTCCAAGGTGCTGCTGGTGTTTGGCCGCCGCGACCCCGTCATCATCGCCGCAAGCGACCTCACGCTGAGTCAACTGTCGATCCTGAGCGCCCTGTCGGAAGCGGGACCGATGCGACTCAATGAGTTGGCCGCGCATGAACGCGTCCAACCCCCCACCATCACGGTGTGCGTCCGACGTCTGGAGAAACTGGGCCTGGTCACCCGATTGTCCGATCCTGAGGATCAAAGAGTCGTGCTCGTCGAACGTACGCCGCGCGGAGACGCCGTTCGGCGCGAAGCGCTGGCGGCGCGTTGTGCGGCGCTGGCGGCGATGCTGACCGCGCTGAACCGCGAGGATCGGGAAACGCTGTGCCGGGCATTGCCTGCCCTGGAGCGGCTCGCGGAGCAGGGTCACACCTGA
- a CDS encoding MarR family winged helix-turn-helix transcriptional regulator, whose protein sequence is MDESPRDERSAVIGEVLDEAADLVLRYLADRADLSVSAAAVLNRVNREGPMRLTALATAEGISQPAMTQLVQRLERQNLLARLSDPADRRAALVIITAAGKQLLTQRTRTRRARLADLLAVLPGEDTFALWLSAQVALPIMRRLLDNATHPEAAMDPPTTRPGPGTTASGSGGAAAARAVT, encoded by the coding sequence GTGGACGAATCGCCACGCGATGAGCGCAGCGCTGTGATCGGCGAGGTGCTCGATGAGGCGGCCGACCTGGTCCTGCGGTATCTGGCCGACCGTGCCGATCTGAGCGTCAGTGCCGCGGCGGTGCTCAACCGGGTGAATCGGGAAGGTCCGATGCGGCTGACGGCACTGGCCACGGCCGAAGGGATAAGCCAGCCGGCCATGACGCAGCTGGTCCAGCGCCTGGAGCGTCAGAACCTGCTCGCCAGGCTCAGCGACCCCGCTGATCGGCGGGCGGCATTGGTGATCATCACCGCGGCCGGCAAACAACTGCTGACGCAACGCACACGCACCCGTCGCGCGCGCCTTGCCGATCTGCTGGCGGTACTGCCTGGCGAAGACACGTTCGCGCTGTGGCTTTCCGCGCAAGTCGCCTTGCCGATCATGCGGCGGCTGCTTGACAACGCGACCCACCCCGAGGCGGCAATGGACCCACCAACAACACGTCCCGGGCCCGGCACTACCGCCTCGGGTTCCGGTGGTGCTGCGGCAGCCCGAGCAGTGACCTAG
- a CDS encoding MmpS family transport accessory protein — translation MRVVSLTGVLKRAWIPLILVAVLAVSGFVVGRLHRIFGSEDLNAASGAGIEIVQFNPKVVVYDVFGPAGATASINYWDAEANTHQVDAAPLPWSYTISTTLPAVSANIMAQGDGDRIGCRITIDGVIREDKTADGVNAQTFCLVKSA, via the coding sequence GTGAGGGTGGTCTCGCTTACCGGAGTGCTCAAACGGGCTTGGATTCCGCTGATTTTAGTGGCCGTGCTGGCAGTTTCGGGGTTTGTGGTCGGCCGGTTACATCGGATCTTTGGTTCCGAAGACCTCAATGCGGCGTCGGGTGCCGGGATTGAGATCGTGCAGTTCAATCCGAAGGTCGTGGTTTATGACGTCTTCGGCCCCGCGGGGGCAACCGCGAGCATCAACTATTGGGATGCAGAAGCCAATACCCATCAAGTAGATGCGGCGCCCCTGCCGTGGTCGTACACGATCAGCACAACCCTGCCCGCCGTCAGCGCCAACATCATGGCCCAAGGCGACGGCGACCGAATCGGTTGCCGCATCACGATCGACGGGGTCATCCGCGAAGACAAGACCGCTGACGGCGTCAATGCCCAGACTTTCTGCCTGGTGAAATCCGCATGA
- a CDS encoding MMPL/RND family transporter produces the protein MTTPTNSRPHRPLIPHMIRWLAVPIILGWVLLTVVVNTVVPKLEVVGEAHSAPMAPVDAPSMKAMMRLGHNFKEFDSNSTIMVVLEGQQPLGDAAHRYYNDIVRQLRDDPEHVQHIQDFWSDRLTAAGVQSADAKSAYVMLNLAGNQGTTQANHSVDAVRDVVKRTPAPPGVQAYVTGPAALSDDTHVIGNASLAKITLFTLGAIAIMLFLVYRSIVTTVVQLFMTGIALASSRGVVAVLAYHDVFGLTTFAANILTMLAIAAGTDYGIFLIGRYQEARRAGEDRETAYYTTFRGVAPVVLGSGLTIAGAVYCLSFARLPWFNTMGAPAGIGMVVVVAAGLTLGPAVLFVGSRFGLFEPKGAARGRLWRRIGTAVVRWPAPILAVSGAVVLVGMLGLPSYVTSYNDRYYLPASAPANQGYAAADRHFSQARMNPDLLMVEADHDMRNPADMLVLDRVAKNVLRVQGIVMVQDITRPLGIPIQHSSIPFQNSMQSQTTMQNMAFLKDRMADMLKMADQMQVTINYLERMLDITKQLSDTTHDMSGVTDDMVAVTDQMRDHIADFDDFWRPIRSYFYWEKHCFDIPICWSIRSIFDALDGIDQLDEQFGRVSKDIHSLDALQREMVAILPPQIQSMKTTHALTLTMHSTFQAMINQMESMSDTGIVMGQSFDASRNDDFFYLPPEAFDNPDFKIGLKQFLSPDGKSARFFVTHQGDPMTPEGISRVDAERTAAQEGLKQSSLSEARIYLGGTAATFKDMHDGAKYDLMIAVVSSLTLIFMIMLLLTRSVVAALVIVGTAASSIAASFGLSVLIWQDLFGIKIHWIVMALAVIILLAVGSDYNLLLVSRFKEEIQAGLKTGYIRSMAGTGGVVTAAGLVFAFTMAAMLGSDLRVIGQMGSTICIGLLLDTLVVRTLFMPSIATLLGRWFWWPQIVHPRGDNALPRADRLTEDTAPLVAQGWR, from the coding sequence ATGACTACACCGACCAATTCTCGGCCGCACCGGCCCCTTATCCCGCACATGATCCGGTGGTTGGCGGTGCCGATCATCCTGGGTTGGGTCTTGCTGACGGTCGTCGTCAATACCGTTGTCCCCAAATTGGAAGTCGTGGGCGAGGCGCACTCGGCACCGATGGCCCCTGTGGACGCGCCGTCGATGAAGGCGATGATGCGGCTGGGCCACAACTTCAAGGAGTTCGACTCCAACAGCACCATCATGGTCGTGCTGGAGGGTCAACAACCGCTGGGCGATGCCGCACACCGCTACTACAACGACATCGTCCGTCAACTGCGAGACGACCCCGAACATGTGCAGCACATTCAGGACTTCTGGAGCGATCGCCTAACGGCAGCAGGAGTCCAAAGCGCCGACGCCAAGAGCGCCTACGTGATGCTCAATCTCGCCGGCAACCAGGGCACCACCCAGGCGAACCACTCCGTCGACGCGGTCCGGGACGTCGTCAAGCGCACACCTGCGCCGCCCGGGGTGCAGGCCTACGTCACCGGTCCTGCGGCGCTGTCCGATGACACGCACGTGATCGGCAACGCCAGCCTGGCCAAGATCACCCTGTTCACCCTCGGCGCGATCGCGATCATGCTGTTCCTGGTCTACCGTTCGATCGTCACCACAGTGGTGCAGCTTTTCATGACCGGAATAGCGCTGGCGTCCTCGCGGGGTGTCGTCGCGGTGCTGGCCTATCACGATGTCTTCGGGCTCACCACGTTCGCGGCGAACATTCTCACGATGCTGGCGATTGCCGCCGGAACCGACTACGGGATCTTTCTCATCGGCCGCTACCAAGAGGCGCGACGAGCCGGCGAGGATCGCGAAACCGCCTACTACACAACGTTTCGCGGGGTGGCCCCGGTCGTGTTGGGGTCGGGCCTGACAATTGCCGGCGCGGTGTACTGCCTCAGCTTTGCCCGGCTGCCCTGGTTCAACACGATGGGCGCACCCGCGGGCATCGGCATGGTGGTCGTGGTGGCCGCCGGCCTCACGCTGGGTCCGGCCGTTCTTTTCGTGGGCAGCCGCTTCGGTCTGTTCGAGCCCAAGGGTGCGGCCAGGGGGCGGCTGTGGCGGCGGATCGGCACCGCTGTGGTGCGTTGGCCCGCACCGATTTTGGCGGTGAGCGGGGCGGTGGTGCTGGTCGGCATGCTGGGTCTGCCGAGCTATGTCACCAGTTACAACGACCGCTACTACCTGCCGGCCAGTGCGCCGGCGAACCAGGGATACGCGGCCGCGGACCGGCATTTCTCCCAGGCCAGAATGAACCCGGACCTGTTGATGGTCGAAGCCGACCACGACATGCGCAATCCGGCCGACATGTTGGTGTTGGACCGGGTCGCTAAAAATGTGCTGCGGGTGCAGGGCATCGTGATGGTGCAGGACATCACCCGACCGCTCGGGATCCCGATTCAGCACAGCTCGATCCCTTTTCAGAACAGCATGCAAAGCCAAACGACGATGCAGAACATGGCGTTTTTGAAGGACCGCATGGCCGACATGCTCAAGATGGCCGACCAGATGCAGGTCACTATCAACTACCTGGAACGCATGCTCGACATCACCAAACAGCTGTCGGACACCACGCACGACATGTCCGGTGTCACCGACGACATGGTGGCCGTCACCGATCAAATGCGGGACCACATCGCGGATTTCGACGATTTCTGGCGGCCCATCCGCAGCTATTTCTACTGGGAAAAGCACTGCTTCGACATCCCGATCTGCTGGTCGATCAGATCCATCTTCGACGCCCTAGACGGCATCGATCAGCTCGACGAACAGTTCGGCCGGGTGTCGAAAGACATCCACAGTTTGGACGCGCTGCAGCGCGAAATGGTCGCGATCTTGCCGCCGCAGATCCAGAGCATGAAGACCACCCACGCCCTGACCCTGACGATGCACAGCACCTTCCAGGCGATGATCAACCAGATGGAGTCGATGAGCGACACCGGCATCGTCATGGGGCAAAGTTTCGATGCCTCCCGCAACGACGACTTCTTCTACCTGCCGCCGGAGGCCTTCGACAACCCGGACTTCAAGATCGGCCTCAAACAGTTCCTGTCCCCGGACGGCAAATCAGCCCGCTTTTTCGTCACCCACCAGGGCGATCCGATGACCCCGGAAGGGATTTCGCGGGTTGATGCGGAACGAACGGCTGCCCAGGAGGGATTGAAGCAATCGTCGCTGTCGGAAGCCCGAATTTACCTTGGGGGTACGGCCGCGACCTTCAAGGATATGCACGACGGCGCCAAGTATGACCTGATGATCGCGGTGGTGTCCTCGCTGACACTGATCTTCATGATCATGCTGCTGCTCACCCGCAGCGTCGTTGCCGCGCTGGTGATCGTCGGCACCGCGGCCAGCTCGATTGCGGCATCCTTCGGGCTCTCGGTGCTCATCTGGCAGGACCTGTTCGGCATCAAGATCCACTGGATCGTGATGGCTCTGGCGGTCATCATCCTGCTGGCCGTCGGATCCGACTACAACCTGCTGCTGGTCTCCCGATTCAAAGAGGAGATCCAGGCCGGACTCAAGACCGGCTATATCCGATCGATGGCCGGCACCGGCGGGGTGGTGACGGCCGCAGGTCTGGTCTTCGCGTTCACCATGGCCGCCATGCTCGGCAGCGACCTGCGGGTGATCGGTCAGATGGGATCGACGATCTGCATTGGTCTACTGCTCGACACCCTGGTCGTCCGCACATTGTTCATGCCGTCGATCGCCACTTTGCTCGGGCGCTGGTTCTGGTGGCCTCAGATCGTGCACCCCCGGGGCGACAACGCCCTGCCACGCGCCGATCGGCTCACCGAGGACACCGCCCCGCTGGTTGCGCAAGGCTGGCGATGA
- a CDS encoding SDR family NAD(P)-dependent oxidoreductase: MSKTLTGTAALVTGASSGIGTATAQALAAHGAAVGLLARRAERLHELKADIESACGTALVVSADVTDAEQVGAAVQRTATELGRLDIVVNNAGLVRMGPAAEARLEDWDELVAVNVQGVLYVTRAALPHLIDAAATSPRGVADLVTISSTAGWAARPGTAVYSLTKFGVNAFSEAVRQEVLDKRVRVGVVGPGTVDTEISSHLPPESRAAFELQTADMVKMQPEDIADAVLYMVTRHRRLAINHMLVRAAEQTW, translated from the coding sequence ATGAGTAAAACACTGACCGGCACCGCTGCGCTGGTGACAGGCGCCAGCAGCGGTATCGGCACGGCCACCGCGCAGGCCCTCGCCGCCCACGGCGCCGCCGTCGGCCTGCTCGCGCGCCGCGCCGAGCGGCTGCACGAACTCAAAGCCGACATCGAATCGGCATGCGGCACAGCGCTGGTCGTGTCCGCCGACGTCACCGACGCCGAGCAGGTGGGCGCGGCGGTGCAGCGCACTGCCACCGAGCTGGGGCGCCTCGACATCGTGGTGAACAACGCCGGCCTGGTGCGAATGGGGCCGGCCGCCGAAGCGCGGCTCGAGGATTGGGACGAGCTGGTGGCGGTCAACGTGCAGGGCGTCTTATACGTCACCCGCGCCGCGCTGCCCCACCTGATCGATGCCGCCGCAACCTCGCCGCGCGGTGTCGCCGATTTGGTCACGATCAGTTCCACCGCCGGCTGGGCTGCCCGTCCCGGCACCGCGGTGTACTCGCTGACCAAGTTTGGTGTGAACGCGTTCAGCGAAGCCGTCCGCCAGGAAGTACTGGACAAGCGGGTCCGCGTCGGCGTGGTGGGACCGGGCACGGTGGACACCGAGATCAGCAGCCACCTGCCACCGGAGTCCAGGGCAGCTTTCGAGCTTCAGACCGCTGACATGGTCAAAATGCAGCCCGAGGACATCGCCGACGCAGTGCTCTACATGGTCACCCGCCACCGCCGCCTAGCAATCAACCACATGCTGGTGCGCGCCGCCGAACAAACCTGGTAA
- a CDS encoding enoyl-CoA hydratase/isomerase family protein, with protein MPEYDYQEMKKDAEPFIKFEKDVKNRIAYITFARPEAQNSTTLGMRQNYADLIHKCNVDDDVKVIVIRGEGEDFGSGGDLPEQRGMLENPGMPLLHELAINDDNVKYPPGGSYRYLSTVTDFYAKTPAGNRPLQELRKISIVEAKGYCYGWHFYQAGDADLVISSDDALFGHPAFRYVGWGPRLWWWAETMGLRKFSEMLFTGRPFSAKEMYECGFVNSVVPREKLEEETLKYAMACSRSRPTDTVAVQKTFLELYKQHKGEYFGSLLTGMVEGMLPLIQNDQDNEVDLTEGTFGKGLNNVVKDNDMNFPPEWRLSRSGRSKP; from the coding sequence ATGCCTGAATACGACTACCAAGAAATGAAGAAGGACGCCGAGCCGTTCATCAAGTTCGAGAAAGACGTCAAGAACCGGATCGCCTACATCACCTTCGCTCGTCCGGAAGCGCAGAACTCCACCACGCTCGGCATGAGGCAGAACTACGCCGACCTGATCCACAAATGCAACGTCGACGACGACGTCAAGGTCATCGTGATCCGCGGCGAGGGAGAGGATTTCGGCAGCGGCGGCGACCTTCCCGAGCAGCGCGGAATGCTGGAAAACCCCGGTATGCCACTGCTGCATGAGCTTGCGATCAACGACGACAACGTCAAATACCCGCCGGGTGGCTCGTATCGTTACCTGTCCACCGTCACCGATTTCTACGCGAAAACGCCTGCGGGCAACCGGCCGCTGCAGGAGCTGCGCAAGATCAGCATCGTCGAGGCCAAGGGTTACTGCTACGGCTGGCACTTCTACCAGGCCGGCGATGCCGACCTGGTCATCTCCTCCGACGACGCGCTGTTCGGCCACCCGGCATTTCGCTATGTCGGGTGGGGCCCGCGGCTATGGTGGTGGGCCGAAACCATGGGCCTGCGCAAGTTCTCCGAAATGCTGTTCACCGGACGGCCTTTCAGCGCCAAAGAAATGTACGAGTGCGGGTTTGTCAACAGCGTGGTGCCGCGCGAGAAGCTCGAGGAGGAGACGCTGAAATACGCGATGGCCTGCTCGCGCTCGCGGCCCACCGACACCGTCGCCGTGCAGAAGACCTTCCTCGAGCTCTACAAGCAGCACAAGGGCGAGTACTTCGGCAGCTTGCTGACGGGGATGGTCGAAGGCATGCTGCCGCTGATCCAGAACGACCAGGACAACGAGGTCGACCTCACCGAAGGCACCTTCGGCAAGGGCCTGAACAACGTCGTGAAAGACAACGACATGAACTTCCCACCCGAGTGGCGGCTGAGCCGCTCGGGACGCAGCAAGCCCTGA
- a CDS encoding MmpS family transport accessory protein — MIRIRLMLLSLITGISAVVLAPAAHAEDKVTYEVVSSDIATANIEYFDRSQRKVLDSAPLPWRTSVMVVKARSASTAGAEVRADWRSSIAALPVWRPSKWVTVRIYYQEKVICENTLDVGNAACYGSTPFKS, encoded by the coding sequence ATGATTCGTATCCGGCTCATGCTGCTGTCGCTGATTACCGGTATCTCTGCGGTCGTGCTCGCCCCCGCCGCGCACGCCGAGGACAAGGTGACGTACGAGGTCGTTTCAAGCGATATCGCCACCGCAAATATCGAGTACTTCGACCGCTCCCAGCGAAAAGTACTCGACAGTGCGCCGCTGCCCTGGCGGACCAGTGTGATGGTGGTCAAAGCGCGCAGCGCGTCAACAGCCGGCGCGGAAGTTCGCGCAGACTGGCGAAGCAGCATCGCCGCTCTTCCCGTGTGGCGGCCGTCGAAGTGGGTCACCGTGCGGATCTACTACCAAGAAAAGGTGATCTGCGAAAACACCTTGGATGTGGGTAACGCCGCATGCTACGGCAGCACGCCTTTCAAATCCTGA
- a CDS encoding nuclear transport factor 2 family protein, translating into MTDFSLAECAIRQLQARCVDAVWRKDAQSFAHCFTEDGEWKLAGMHLRGRAEIKGGFEKLTASSERILMFLGTPVLEIGQGLASGRTLATECVKNTNGQVIRTIGIYYERFVEQDNQWRFSWRHWTLHYYGPPDFSGPFLDSPEYGPPPGMPAPDEPTVIRTPS; encoded by the coding sequence ATGACCGATTTCTCGCTTGCCGAATGCGCAATCCGTCAGCTACAAGCGCGCTGTGTCGATGCCGTGTGGCGGAAAGACGCGCAGTCTTTCGCGCACTGCTTCACCGAAGACGGCGAGTGGAAGCTTGCCGGGATGCACCTTCGCGGACGCGCCGAGATCAAGGGCGGATTCGAAAAACTCACGGCATCATCCGAACGGATCCTGATGTTCTTGGGCACGCCCGTGCTGGAGATCGGCCAGGGCCTGGCGAGCGGCAGAACCCTGGCCACCGAGTGCGTTAAGAACACAAACGGTCAGGTAATCCGAACGATCGGTATCTATTACGAGCGCTTCGTCGAACAGGACAACCAGTGGCGGTTCAGTTGGCGGCACTGGACCCTGCACTACTATGGCCCGCCCGATTTCTCCGGACCGTTTCTCGACAGCCCTGAATACGGGCCGCCGCCCGGGATGCCCGCCCCGGACGAGCCGACGGTCATCCGGACGCCTTCATAG